The following is a genomic window from Flavobacterium crassostreae.
AAAAATGACTGGAAACCCAATGTTTACGGACAGGTAAAGTCTTGGATTGATGGCGGATTGGAGCCTCGTGCAGTAACTCGTGACTTGGATTGGGGTATTGATGTGCCTGTGGCTGGTGCCGAAGGTAAAAAATTATATGTGTGGTTTGATGCGCCTATTGGATACATTTCGGCTACTAAAGAATGGGCCTTGCGTGAAGGTAAAGAATGGGAACCTTATTGGAAGGATCAAGATACAAAACTGGTACACTTTATTGGAAAAGACAATATTGTTTTTCACTGTATTATTTTTCCGGCAATGTTGAAGGCCGAAGGAAGCTTTATTTTGCCAGATAACGTACCTGCTAATGAGTTTTTGAATTTAGAAGGAAATAAATTATCTACTTCTAAAAATTGGGCGGTGTGGCTGCACGAATATTTGGAAGAATTTCCGAACCAACAGGATGTTTTGCGTTATGCATTGACCTCTAACGCTCCTGAAACTAAAGATAATGATTTTACCTGGAAGGATTTTCAGGCCCGAAACAATAATGAATTAGTAGCTATTTATGGAAACTTTATTAACCGCGTGGTGGTTTTGACCAATAAATACTATAACGGAATTGTGCCTGCACCGAGTGAATTATCGGAAGTCGATACGGCTACTCTGACGGAATTGAAAGCTTATCCTGCGGTGATTTCGAGCTCTATTGAACGGTACCGTTTTAGAGAAGCTCTAGGCGAGATGATGCATGTTGCCCGACTCGGAAACAAGTATTTAGCCGATGAAGAACCTTGGAAAGTGATTAAAGACAATCCAGAACGGGTACAAACCCAAATGTATGTGGCATTACAAATTGCTGCTGCATTGCGTGCTCTTTGTGAGCCGTTTTTGCCTTTTACGGCAACGAAACTGTCCCGAATATTAAAAATAGAAAAACCTCTCTTGTGGAGCACCATTACCGAAAGTTCTGATTTATTGCCTGCGGGTCACCAAATCGGAGCAGCCGAATTGCTGTTTACCAAAATTGAAGACGACGAAATACAAAAACAAATGGATAAATTAGAGGCTACCAAAACGGCCAATACTGCCGAAAACAAAAAAGCCGAACCTCAGAAAGAAACCATTACGTTTGAAGATTTTTCTAAAATGGATTTGCGCGTTGGAACTATAGTAGAGGCTGAAAAAATGCCTAAAGCAACTAAATTGCTGGTTCTAAAAGTAGATACCGGAATAGATGTGCGCACCATAGTTTCGGGGATTGCAGAGAGTTTTAAACCCGAAGACCTTATAGGCAAACGAGTAACGGTTTTGGTAAACTTAGCTCCAAGAGCCTTGCGCGGTGTGGATAGTCAAGGAATGATCCTGATGGCTACGAACCCCGAAGGAAAACTGGTTTTTGTAAACCCAGATACCGATGGAGTGGCTAATGGCGAAACGATAAATTAACAAAAAACTGCCATCCAAGATGACCAACGCAAAACCAAGAGTAGCACTAGTGGTTGGAATACTCTGTATTTCTGTATTTCCGGTTTTGATAAAACTGGAACTTGCCTCTGGATTGATTTCGGCATTTTATAGGATGGCAATTGCTTTTTTGTTGCTATTGCCTTACATGCTTTTTACCAAAAAATTTAAGTTACCTAAAAAAGAAACTCTTATTTTGGCGGTAATTTGTGGCATCTTGTTTTCTACGGATGTGGCTCTATGGAATATAGCCATACAAGAGTCTAGTGCAACTCAAGCTACTTTATTAACTAATTTATCTCCGTTGTGGGTTGGGATTTTTTCGTATGTTTTTTTAAAAATAAAACCTGCCACCAATTTCTGGATAGGCACTTTGGTGGCTTTCTTTGGCATGGCAATGCTGGTGGGGTTTCATTTTTTTATTACTTTAAATTTTGACAGAGCCTTTGTTTTGGCTCTGTTGTCCGGGATAGTGTATGCCATGTATATGTTAGTGAGTAAAAAAGCCCTTTCGGATATGGATGTACTCTCCTTTATGCTTATTAGTTTGTTTACCTCTACGGTATATTTAGCACTAGTAGGATATTGGAACCAAGAGTCTTTTTATGGTTTTACCAATAAGGGCTGGCTCGTGTTGTTTATTCAGGGAGCCGTATGCCAATTAGCAGCTTGGCTATCCATTAGTTATGCCACGCAACACATGCGTCCTACTAGAATATCTTTAAGTTTGTTGGCCCAAGCCATACTTACGGCTATTTTGGCATGGTTGTTTCTGGATGAAAAAATCACTCTTAACAGAATAGTCGGCGGGATTGTTTTGCTGCTGGGTATTCGCATTACTTTTTATACCAAAACACTTGGAGCAAAAAAACAAGACCACTAAACCTTAATTTGGAGTTTGGCTACTTAAAACAAATACACATGACTGATTTTAAAGTTATTGCCTTTGATGCGGATGACACTTTATTTGTAAACGAAACCTATTTTGCGGAAGCAGAAGAAAAATTTTGCGGCTTAATGTCCGATTACTTATCCAAACAAAGCATCTCGCAAGAACTCTATAGAGTACAGATCAACAACCTATCTACCTACGGCTACGGCATTAAGGGAT
Proteins encoded in this region:
- a CDS encoding DMT family transporter, whose protein sequence is MTNAKPRVALVVGILCISVFPVLIKLELASGLISAFYRMAIAFLLLLPYMLFTKKFKLPKKETLILAVICGILFSTDVALWNIAIQESSATQATLLTNLSPLWVGIFSYVFLKIKPATNFWIGTLVAFFGMAMLVGFHFFITLNFDRAFVLALLSGIVYAMYMLVSKKALSDMDVLSFMLISLFTSTVYLALVGYWNQESFYGFTNKGWLVLFIQGAVCQLAAWLSISYATQHMRPTRISLSLLAQAILTAILAWLFLDEKITLNRIVGGIVLLLGIRITFYTKTLGAKKQDH
- the metG gene encoding methionine--tRNA ligase, which produces MIQNPKRYTITAALPYTNGPIHIGHLAGVYVPSDIYSRYLRLQGRDVLFVCGSDEHGVAISMKAKKEGSTPQQIIDKYDGIIRKSFVDFGISFDNYSRTSAQIHHDTASEFFRKLYEKGDFIEEVTEQLYDAKADQFLADRFVTGTCPKCGNEEAYGDQCEKCGSTLNATDLIHPKSTITGETPVLKATKHWFLPLDRYEDFLKEWILTGHKNDWKPNVYGQVKSWIDGGLEPRAVTRDLDWGIDVPVAGAEGKKLYVWFDAPIGYISATKEWALREGKEWEPYWKDQDTKLVHFIGKDNIVFHCIIFPAMLKAEGSFILPDNVPANEFLNLEGNKLSTSKNWAVWLHEYLEEFPNQQDVLRYALTSNAPETKDNDFTWKDFQARNNNELVAIYGNFINRVVVLTNKYYNGIVPAPSELSEVDTATLTELKAYPAVISSSIERYRFREALGEMMHVARLGNKYLADEEPWKVIKDNPERVQTQMYVALQIAAALRALCEPFLPFTATKLSRILKIEKPLLWSTITESSDLLPAGHQIGAAELLFTKIEDDEIQKQMDKLEATKTANTAENKKAEPQKETITFEDFSKMDLRVGTIVEAEKMPKATKLLVLKVDTGIDVRTIVSGIAESFKPEDLIGKRVTVLVNLAPRALRGVDSQGMILMATNPEGKLVFVNPDTDGVANGETIN